One window of Perca flavescens isolate YP-PL-M2 chromosome 15, PFLA_1.0, whole genome shotgun sequence genomic DNA carries:
- the LOC114570254 gene encoding cephalotoxin-like protein produces the protein MAFPRLSVSMLLASLILLLYWTTSSARSHDPPSSVVSPSYRVKRDQAFENREKVEKSLAALTAAKEVLPLIQKGIEKIDIKKLTDVMKSLSNVASLAPGIGSLVFAAVNMILIFIPQDDPVLNEVKKGFEEVNRKLDLLSIQISNLATDVEWFNYASVYSQDELRILNSWKKFNELLQNSQLVQSEEDKLRLAEIFVNYYENTGTESSVANVYHYLTVKDTSLSENLNKLLRKKFKCDFQEIGKYNVYFSRLLWQGMVLNQFYWKLIGLDSSVIEAEHTQMFKNVYRTQISALDYCLTNHMQYVEEDVVEIRKRFSADNKKAIADEVKKALDKKYNWYNWVVLVYNTAQADYYILYNLTKITEDTITVAVGYTLKAKNNKNKEQVIKAADKCFEDKLCDIENKVHQCRYTWSLYPNPVDDPDHFTDYAKATHAAYGEEFAEAPAPILQRDCWWGSYTRKISIYYSRRLPFCLGEICHNNGKCKQLLDSNEWMCDCPEGYYGERCEERTQISPATAVDLQVVPDISTIDTKMKKMELKLEKKLEEILKSINDINRG, from the coding sequence ATGGCGTTCCCTCGGCTGTCTGTCTCCATGCTGTTGGCTTCATTGATTCTTCTTCTCTACTGGACGACATCCTCAGCTCGGTCACATGATCCCCCATCCTCCGTCGTCTCACCATCCTACAGGGTGAAGAGAGACCAGGCTTTCGAAAATAGAGAGAAAGTGGAAAAATCTTTGGCAGCTTTAACAGCGGCAAAAGAAGTCCTCCCTTTAATCCAAAAAGGGATTGAAAAGATTGATATCAAAAAGTTGACAGATGTGATGAAGAGTCTCTCCAACGTTGCCAGCTTGGCGCCAGGCATCGGAAGTCTGGTCTTCGCTGCTGTCAACATGATCTTGATCTTCATCCCTCAGGATGACCCAGTGTTGAACGAGGTGAAGAAAGGGTTTGAAGAAGTGAACAGAAAGCTGGACTTGCTCTCCATCCAGATCTCCAACCTGGCAACGGACGTAGAATGGTTTAACTACGCCAGCGTCTACTCTCAAGACGAGCTCCGCATCCTCAACTCCTGGAAGAAGTTCAATGAGCTTCTTCAGAACAGTCAGTTGGTACAAAGTGAAGAGGACAAACTCCGACTGGCTGAGATATTCGTCAACTACTATGAGAACACAGGAACTGAATCCAGTGTGGCCAACGTCTACCATTACCTGACAGTCAAAGACACATCTCTTAGTGAAAACCTCAACAAACTGCTGAGGAAGAAGTTTAAATGTGACTTTCAAGAGATTGGCAAATATAACGTCTATTTCAGTCGTTTGCTGTGGCAGGGGATGGTGCTGAACCAGTTCTACTGGAAACTGATCGGGTTGGATTCATCAGTCATAGAAGCCGAACACACCCAGATGTTCAAGAATGTCTACAGAACTCAGATATCAGCTCTAGACTACTGCCTGACCAACCACATGCAGTATGTGGAGGAAGACGTGGTGGAGATCAGGAAAAGATTCAGTGCTGACAACAAAAAAGCCATCGCTGATGAGGTGAAAAAAGCTCTAGATAAGAAGTACAACTGGTACAACTGGGTGGTGCTGGTGTACAACACAGCCCAGGCTGATTATTACATACTATATAATCTGACTAAGATTACAGAGGACACGATCACCGTCGCTGTGGGATACACTCTGAAagcaaaaaacaacaagaacaaaGAACAAGTTATAAAAGCAGCTGATAAATGCTTTGAAGACAAATTGTGTGATATTGAGAACAAAGTACATCAATGTAGGTATACTTGGTCTCTTTATCCGAATCCAGTAGATGATCCTGACCATTTCACTGATTATGCTAAAGCGACACATGCTGCCTATGGGGAAGAGTTTGCTGAGGCTCCAGCACCCATACTCCAACGTGACTGTTGGTGGGGTAGCTATACAAGAAAGATTTCCATCTATTACTCCCGGAGGTTGCCTTTCTGCCTAGGCGAAATTTGTCACAACAACGGAAAGTGCAAGCAGCTGCTGGACTCCAATGAATGGATGTGTGATTGTCCAGAGGGTTACTATGGTGAGAGATGTGAAGAGAGAACCCAAATTAGCCCAGCTACAGCAGTCGATTTACAAGTTGTTCCTGATATCAGCACCATTGATACCAAAATGAAAAAGATGGAGctcaaactggaaaaaaaactggaagAGATTCTCAAGTCGATCAATGACATAAATCGTGGCTAG